The following proteins are encoded in a genomic region of Hoeflea phototrophica DFL-43:
- a CDS encoding penicillin-binding transpeptidase domain-containing protein produces the protein MKARFLRTISYQSVTLAALVGLLYVGAHYFADTVKANRIWMERVEIPSALAFDASTFNFLVEGGAIWPLRDGVSLALGHAACNTLALRSPETVTLVSGVAGEAGRKYVRELCESAQGERIREQVATFNQSYRIVAISDNRQSDAAWKSSDGVACADGVSHARLFVPARCLPNKWEATVAADGRAVQSVSTATISKFDYAFLASESDSFFGDWKVVAPVIDTQTGQASEYRFRTSLTFGAMPISIRTIGAVRGIWINGQALTIEPDVTFEDVAAEAGSRFAVSLQVFCADDARGTGKRKRCEGESPRGRPTGTLISLTERSGKTAELELVIEPSIKIDRGLRRHLADLGKSNPETEGKMVNLGFGRIRATCELAAFTTDNSAVGLKDTGCQLNWNVPGNQTVERPSEPLEGLEIGGLPVLDTQGALTQKAFELGLGGLLGLGTGDSGSVAAALSKTDQGQDPVFTIIPDYQEKALAALTQNYTCPKGEERCSRRADLVILDATDVNAGDVLAVASLPQPRTGMSAWDIETLELTASSKSPLAAYGWRNYDLRGTPGSAFKLVTALTASQYVLDSGDKTLEGVLLGKASPLEMADLFGIAATRPAFNGRCKPNYDVRDPNKMNALPIPGARGGVVFCMGNSSSSSGARSGIAHILELGVESGCGTTKTPRAGLCEAMKRSSNLYFAGIAMYLDADKLLDPTTGFEHTDLVTDLLLAKTSERLFPAERSADAVERKTEFDVLDVNYPATGRGRASPMIVEAGLPVPRGEPRRLRLARGGIGLSVSASPLAMASVAASVATGRIVRPHVVLKDQRGPSNDPAEGEPILVVPDGKQPLADLLMREIRDGMAAVVRKSGGTSRSAFAKVPEELRNAIFAKTGTAPVFTHATAPPDGPYASWLVGYVDPGAGLSGIDRKLAFACRVAFSPSYGGSVCGPIVRDFLLALYEAEQ, from the coding sequence ATGAAGGCCAGGTTCCTGCGCACCATTTCCTATCAATCCGTGACGCTGGCCGCGCTGGTCGGCCTGCTCTATGTCGGCGCGCATTACTTCGCCGATACGGTCAAGGCCAATCGTATCTGGATGGAGCGGGTCGAAATACCGAGTGCCTTGGCCTTTGACGCGTCCACCTTCAATTTCCTTGTCGAGGGCGGAGCGATCTGGCCCCTGCGTGACGGGGTATCTCTGGCCCTGGGGCATGCTGCCTGCAACACTCTGGCACTTCGTTCTCCCGAAACGGTCACCCTTGTCAGCGGCGTCGCCGGTGAGGCCGGCCGGAAATATGTGCGTGAGCTTTGCGAATCCGCGCAAGGCGAACGCATTCGCGAACAGGTTGCCACCTTCAACCAGAGCTACCGTATCGTTGCGATTTCCGATAACCGGCAGTCCGACGCGGCTTGGAAATCTTCTGATGGAGTAGCCTGTGCGGATGGCGTAAGCCACGCGAGACTTTTCGTGCCTGCACGCTGTCTGCCCAACAAGTGGGAGGCCACAGTGGCTGCCGACGGCCGTGCAGTGCAGTCGGTCTCTACCGCAACCATCTCGAAGTTCGACTACGCTTTTCTGGCTAGCGAAAGCGACAGCTTCTTCGGCGACTGGAAAGTGGTTGCCCCGGTCATCGACACCCAGACCGGTCAGGCAAGCGAATACCGGTTTCGAACCTCTCTGACCTTTGGTGCGATGCCGATCAGTATCCGCACCATAGGCGCCGTTCGCGGGATATGGATCAATGGGCAGGCTCTGACCATCGAGCCTGATGTCACCTTCGAAGACGTCGCCGCCGAAGCGGGAAGCCGATTTGCTGTTTCGCTGCAGGTCTTCTGCGCCGATGATGCTCGCGGAACCGGCAAACGGAAACGCTGCGAGGGTGAAAGCCCCAGAGGGCGACCGACGGGTACCTTGATCTCTCTTACCGAACGCAGTGGCAAAACCGCCGAGTTGGAGCTGGTCATAGAGCCATCCATCAAGATTGACCGTGGCCTGCGGCGCCATCTTGCTGATCTTGGCAAGAGCAATCCCGAGACCGAAGGCAAGATGGTCAACCTTGGCTTTGGGCGTATCCGGGCGACATGCGAACTGGCTGCATTCACAACCGACAATTCGGCAGTGGGCCTCAAAGACACAGGCTGTCAGCTCAACTGGAATGTCCCGGGCAATCAGACGGTGGAACGTCCCTCCGAACCGCTCGAAGGACTGGAAATCGGCGGTCTGCCGGTGCTCGATACACAGGGCGCGCTTACGCAGAAGGCCTTTGAACTGGGGCTTGGTGGTTTGCTCGGACTTGGAACCGGCGATTCCGGATCTGTTGCCGCCGCGCTGAGCAAGACCGATCAGGGCCAGGATCCGGTTTTCACGATCATTCCGGATTATCAGGAAAAGGCGCTTGCAGCGCTCACACAGAACTACACATGTCCGAAAGGCGAGGAGCGTTGCAGCCGCAGGGCGGATCTTGTCATTCTGGATGCGACTGACGTCAATGCCGGCGATGTTCTTGCCGTGGCGAGCCTGCCGCAACCGCGCACGGGCATGTCGGCCTGGGACATTGAAACCCTTGAGCTGACTGCATCCTCCAAGAGCCCGCTGGCGGCATATGGCTGGCGCAACTATGATCTACGCGGAACCCCCGGCTCGGCTTTCAAGCTGGTAACCGCGCTGACCGCAAGCCAATATGTGCTCGACAGCGGCGACAAGACGCTTGAGGGCGTGTTGCTCGGCAAAGCCAGCCCGCTGGAGATGGCCGATCTGTTTGGAATTGCTGCCACACGTCCGGCTTTCAACGGTCGCTGCAAGCCGAATTATGACGTGCGTGATCCTAACAAAATGAATGCGTTGCCGATCCCTGGTGCTAGGGGTGGTGTGGTTTTCTGCATGGGCAATTCTTCCTCGTCATCGGGTGCTCGCAGCGGCATCGCGCACATTCTTGAACTCGGTGTGGAAAGTGGTTGCGGCACAACCAAGACACCGCGTGCGGGCCTTTGCGAAGCGATGAAGCGCTCCTCCAACCTGTATTTCGCCGGCATCGCGATGTATCTTGATGCCGACAAGCTGCTCGACCCCACTACAGGTTTCGAGCATACGGATTTGGTCACGGATCTGTTGCTGGCCAAGACCTCGGAGAGATTGTTCCCGGCGGAACGCAGCGCCGACGCGGTCGAGCGCAAGACCGAGTTCGATGTGCTCGATGTCAATTATCCTGCCACCGGGCGCGGGCGCGCAAGCCCCATGATTGTCGAGGCCGGCCTTCCAGTCCCCCGAGGGGAACCACGACGGCTCAGGTTGGCACGCGGCGGAATTGGGCTGAGCGTTAGCGCCAGCCCGCTCGCCATGGCCTCGGTGGCAGCGTCTGTGGCCACCGGCCGGATTGTCCGGCCGCATGTGGTCTTGAAAGATCAACGCGGCCCAAGCAACGATCCCGCTGAAGGCGAGCCTATCCTCGTGGTGCCCGACGGCAAACAGCCTCTGGCCGATTTGTTGATGCGCGAGATCCGCGACGGCATGGCAGCGGTGGTGCGCAAGAGTGGCGGCACGTCGCGCAGTGCTTTCGCGAAGGTGCCGGAAGAACTGCGCAATGCCATATTTGCAAAAACCGGCACAGCGCCGGTTTTTACCCATGCAACAGCGCCGCCTGATGGACCCTATGCCTCGTGGCTGGTTGGGTATGTTGATCCCGGTGCCGGATTGTCCGGCATTGACCGGAAACTGGCATTTGCTTGCCGGGTGGCCTTTTCACCAAGCTATGGCGGTTCGGTCTGCGGACCGATCGTCCGCGACTTCTTGCTGGCTTTGTATGAGGCGGAGCAATGA
- a CDS encoding FtsW/RodA/SpoVE family cell cycle protein, with the protein MKRLRSIAAGFGITMRLVLGLATIAVIFWWMFALHVAAEKAPQFSALKDLKLTIPAGSEAILGRAELLQPAGARTAELRHLRLRASEEGTLWISRVAELRDLNVEFDGHTEEGSSERYEISQVEGAVTVLSAGAQFVKISVQQDGGVSVSVEDWTGKASSKTIYPDGSELLVDGKPAKSCYEQSLASSIVLKANRISDEAARFLSRTLEPAALDTLFKRSGKATVAVLGGDVDCTMHSYALIAMPRANPELEFVVRKNLSDGRLFASIYREAALVPVSFETWLDGQRVRQHFGRNGIEFPVASSGQLDQPKVTHFTAGKTRYSIATELLPSGTWKILITPQRRIALYDESACPQTAGGQAEAAITEDCPPPLNASPNTPIEGVQIEVSKQQRPSTLDRLFVGSTDGLVSAEVLARSAAIALSLLIILVVPSVTVWRANGSVIKAILLGLAGIFVLLLALLPDLVSIGRHMTDLPDASRWLFYGLGATWVCATIVVIFDRSGGANLAALWFVLTAIIALSSISMFTMSAEGPNTDWERFFVKHKLAVLDVLPLFVIALTIVSPTALKLRIGNDFAGRPSIASPTLWLLTIVFALFAAWFFLGNQTGLGGSIQPVEAGKFAIVVLLGAALAQWLIRARLLAQAWFGITLIAIVLSSLFIVALLFVPAVKSDYSPLIIIASVSAITGVVGVMAIGWRIKEEEHDDLSDIKRIPLAYVPQISDLRISLMQFVLLVLLFAAIMLTPLIQGSRLDELFRLAKDAPEYLLAAAVILTALVVMLLRTLVIPRAILIIMMGLPLAFMGAWALWRQETLILIAATAGLVIIVIGLAVGKRINGALARMAIVAPIVAVFFAVALQDVPAKAGLGVEHWSWFDRPEKQIAELEKVLGEGRRLPVERLMSWSDLRFDGSDSPAEPRKLMLRDMNFHVLRSRATLANAPCSPSQELTAAPYHIGEAVKWLSEGIAEVLGIACEDEQQVTGTLRCTPSTLKGPVRPHCVPVVQSDFAATYIATRHGNAAALLLIALQAVFIFLVIQLYLRLQAKRSRDPVETGADQALALIALGAGMLFLMQWILAWSNAFGLLPVMGQPMTWLSAGTSHHLFMAIPAALVILVATRLAGMKAPVLTTRTPPRRRG; encoded by the coding sequence ATGAAACGCTTGCGCTCCATAGCCGCGGGATTCGGGATCACCATGCGCCTTGTTTTGGGGCTTGCGACCATTGCCGTGATTTTCTGGTGGATGTTCGCCCTCCATGTGGCCGCGGAAAAAGCGCCGCAGTTCAGCGCGCTGAAGGATCTCAAACTTACAATTCCAGCAGGCAGCGAAGCGATCCTAGGCCGAGCCGAGTTGCTTCAGCCTGCCGGCGCGCGCACCGCTGAACTGCGCCATCTACGCCTTCGAGCATCCGAGGAGGGAACGCTCTGGATCAGCCGGGTTGCCGAACTGCGGGATCTCAACGTTGAATTCGACGGCCACACTGAAGAAGGCTCAAGCGAGCGCTATGAGATTTCGCAGGTGGAAGGAGCCGTCACCGTTCTTTCTGCGGGCGCGCAATTCGTAAAGATCTCGGTCCAGCAGGACGGCGGTGTGAGTGTCTCGGTCGAAGACTGGACCGGCAAGGCCAGTTCCAAAACAATCTACCCCGATGGTTCGGAGCTGCTTGTTGACGGCAAGCCGGCGAAGAGTTGCTACGAGCAAAGTCTGGCCTCATCGATCGTCCTGAAGGCGAACAGAATCAGTGACGAGGCTGCTCGCTTTCTCTCCCGCACCCTAGAGCCTGCCGCGCTCGATACACTGTTCAAACGTAGCGGAAAGGCAACTGTTGCAGTGCTTGGCGGCGACGTTGACTGCACCATGCACAGTTACGCGCTGATAGCGATGCCCCGCGCCAATCCAGAGCTTGAATTCGTAGTCCGCAAAAATCTGTCCGATGGCCGTCTGTTTGCTTCGATTTACCGCGAGGCGGCGCTGGTTCCGGTCAGTTTCGAGACCTGGCTTGATGGACAACGGGTCCGACAGCATTTCGGCCGCAACGGGATCGAGTTCCCGGTCGCTTCTTCAGGCCAACTTGACCAGCCCAAGGTGACCCATTTCACAGCCGGAAAGACCCGCTATTCGATTGCCACTGAACTGCTGCCGTCAGGCACATGGAAGATCCTTATCACGCCGCAGCGGCGCATAGCCCTGTATGACGAAAGTGCATGTCCGCAAACCGCCGGCGGCCAAGCGGAAGCGGCGATTACGGAGGATTGCCCCCCGCCGCTCAATGCGTCTCCCAACACTCCGATCGAAGGGGTGCAGATAGAGGTTTCGAAGCAACAGCGGCCCTCAACGCTCGACCGCTTGTTCGTGGGCAGCACGGATGGGCTCGTGAGCGCAGAGGTTCTGGCCAGAAGTGCCGCGATCGCCTTGTCCCTGTTGATCATTCTGGTGGTTCCAAGCGTTACCGTCTGGCGTGCCAATGGCAGCGTGATCAAGGCCATCCTTTTAGGTCTGGCTGGCATCTTTGTTTTGCTGTTGGCGCTGCTGCCCGATCTGGTTTCCATTGGCCGCCATATGACGGACTTGCCGGATGCATCCAGATGGCTGTTCTATGGTCTCGGCGCGACCTGGGTGTGCGCGACAATCGTAGTTATCTTCGATCGCTCGGGTGGGGCCAACCTCGCCGCCCTTTGGTTCGTGTTGACCGCCATAATCGCGCTGAGTTCGATTTCCATGTTCACCATGAGTGCAGAAGGGCCCAACACGGATTGGGAACGCTTCTTTGTCAAGCACAAGCTCGCAGTGCTTGATGTGCTGCCACTCTTCGTGATTGCGCTCACAATTGTTTCGCCTACCGCACTCAAACTGCGCATCGGCAATGATTTCGCGGGCAGGCCTTCCATCGCATCGCCGACGCTGTGGCTGCTCACAATCGTCTTCGCCCTGTTTGCGGCTTGGTTCTTTCTAGGCAATCAGACCGGCCTTGGGGGCTCGATCCAGCCGGTCGAAGCGGGCAAGTTCGCCATCGTGGTGTTGCTCGGCGCGGCACTTGCACAATGGCTCATCCGGGCGCGGCTTCTGGCGCAGGCCTGGTTCGGAATAACCTTGATCGCGATTGTTTTGTCGTCGCTTTTCATCGTTGCCCTGTTGTTCGTTCCCGCGGTCAAATCCGATTATTCGCCGCTGATCATCATCGCGTCAGTGAGCGCGATCACGGGCGTTGTGGGCGTTATGGCCATCGGGTGGCGGATCAAGGAGGAGGAGCATGACGATCTCAGCGATATCAAGCGTATTCCTTTGGCCTATGTGCCGCAAATCTCCGATCTGCGAATCAGTCTCATGCAGTTTGTGCTGCTGGTCCTGTTGTTCGCAGCCATCATGCTTACGCCACTGATACAGGGCAGTCGCCTTGATGAGTTGTTCCGCTTGGCAAAGGATGCGCCTGAGTATCTGCTGGCTGCCGCCGTGATTCTGACTGCCCTTGTTGTCATGCTCCTGCGAACCTTGGTCATTCCGCGTGCGATCCTCATCATTATGATGGGGTTGCCGCTGGCTTTCATGGGGGCCTGGGCGTTGTGGCGGCAGGAAACGCTCATTCTGATTGCTGCAACCGCCGGGCTTGTTATCATCGTTATAGGACTTGCGGTCGGCAAAAGGATCAATGGTGCGTTGGCGCGCATGGCCATCGTAGCGCCGATTGTTGCAGTGTTCTTCGCAGTCGCCCTGCAGGATGTGCCGGCCAAGGCAGGGCTGGGTGTAGAGCACTGGTCCTGGTTTGACCGTCCTGAAAAGCAGATCGCAGAACTTGAGAAAGTGCTGGGCGAAGGGCGGCGGCTCCCGGTCGAGCGGTTGATGAGTTGGTCGGATCTTCGTTTCGATGGCAGCGACAGTCCGGCTGAGCCACGAAAACTGATGCTGCGTGACATGAACTTCCATGTCCTGCGGTCCCGCGCCACACTTGCCAATGCGCCATGCTCGCCAAGCCAGGAACTCACGGCCGCGCCGTATCACATCGGCGAAGCGGTAAAGTGGCTGAGCGAAGGCATCGCCGAGGTGCTGGGGATCGCCTGCGAGGACGAACAGCAGGTAACCGGAACACTTCGTTGCACGCCATCGACGCTCAAGGGGCCGGTGAGACCGCATTGCGTACCTGTGGTTCAAAGCGACTTCGCCGCCACCTACATTGCCACCCGGCACGGAAATGCCGCAGCGCTGCTTCTGATCGCGCTGCAGGCTGTTTTCATCTTTCTGGTGATCCAGTTATACCTCAGATTGCAGGCCAAGCGCTCCCGCGATCCCGTCGAAACCGGGGCGGATCAGGCTCTGGCATTGATCGCGCTGGGAGCAGGCATGCTGTTCCTGATGCAATGGATTCTGGCCTGGTCAAATGCCTTTGGCCTTTTGCCAGTGATGGGGCAACCCATGACCTGGCTATCGGCAGGCACCAGCCATCATCTTTTCATGGCCATTCCAGCGGCGCTGGTGATCCTCGTCGCCACCCGTCTGGCCGGCATGAAAGCCCCAGTTCTGACAACCCGCACCCCGCCGCGACGCAGGGGATAA
- a CDS encoding L-idonate 5-dehydrogenase, which yields MKAIVAHAAKDLRIEDREIPTPGPGQVLIRMQTGGICGSDLHYYHNGGFGTVRLKEPMILGHEVSGIVETLGEGVTGLQTGHLVAVSPSRPCQACDYCHEGKQNHCLNMRFYGSAMPFPHIQGAFQQWLVADAAQCAIADGLTAGEAAMAEPLSVVLHAAGQAGDLLGKRVLVTGCGPIGLLAIIVARAAGAAQIVATDITDYTIGVARQVGADIVHNVAETPSSLQDYAAGKGHFDVLFECTGVAPVVASTIPALRPGATMIQLGLGGDMTLPVQAMTAKELTFKGSFRFHNEFFAAINLMRNGRLNVRPLITHTLPLESSIEAFDLASDRTQALKVQLDFA from the coding sequence ATGAAAGCCATCGTCGCCCACGCCGCCAAAGACTTGAGAATAGAAGACCGCGAGATTCCGACACCGGGACCGGGGCAAGTGCTGATCCGCATGCAGACTGGCGGAATCTGCGGATCAGATCTGCATTATTACCACAATGGCGGCTTCGGCACCGTGCGCCTGAAAGAACCGATGATCCTTGGCCACGAAGTCTCGGGCATTGTCGAAACCTTGGGTGAAGGCGTCACCGGCTTGCAAACCGGACATCTGGTTGCTGTTTCCCCCTCGCGCCCCTGCCAAGCCTGTGATTATTGTCACGAAGGCAAGCAAAATCACTGTCTCAACATGCGGTTCTACGGCTCCGCGATGCCGTTCCCGCATATCCAGGGCGCATTTCAACAGTGGCTGGTGGCCGATGCGGCGCAATGCGCCATCGCTGACGGGCTCACGGCCGGAGAGGCCGCAATGGCAGAACCGCTGTCGGTCGTGCTTCACGCAGCCGGCCAGGCTGGGGATTTGCTGGGCAAGCGCGTGCTTGTCACAGGATGTGGCCCGATTGGACTTCTCGCCATTATCGTGGCCCGCGCAGCAGGCGCCGCTCAGATTGTCGCAACGGACATCACCGACTACACAATCGGAGTTGCCCGCCAGGTTGGCGCGGATATAGTCCACAATGTGGCTGAAACTCCGTCATCCCTGCAGGACTACGCCGCAGGCAAAGGCCACTTTGACGTGCTGTTTGAATGCACCGGCGTTGCACCCGTCGTAGCCTCCACCATCCCCGCCCTTCGCCCTGGCGCAACGATGATCCAGCTCGGCCTTGGAGGCGACATGACGCTTCCTGTTCAAGCCATGACGGCCAAGGAGCTAACGTTCAAGGGCTCCTTCAGATTCCACAACGAGTTCTTTGCCGCCATCAACTTGATGCGCAACGGGCGGCTGAATGTAAGACCGCTGATCACCCACACCCTGCCCCTGGAGAGTTCAATAGAGGCCTTCGATCTTGCGTCGGACCGCACTCAAGCGCTCAAGGTGCAACTCGATTTCGCATGA
- a CDS encoding 2-hydroxyacid dehydrogenase → MSKPIILQVGPYPEWDQVPLDHGFDVMRLFEAKDRDRFLAEVGADVRAIATRGELGANLAMIEACPNLELICVYGVGYDAVDLKACAERGIRVTNTPDVLTQDVADLGVAMMLCQSRGMIGAETWVRDGSWAREGLYPLKRRVFGRKAGILGLGRIGYAVGKRLAGFGMDIAYSGIAAKDHAPDWTFIADPVALATHADFLFVTLAASAATRHIVGREVLNALGPDGMVINISRAANIDEDALIAALSSGSLGAAALDVFEGEPALDPRFLELDNVLLQPHHASGTIETRKAMGQLLRDNLTAHFAGRDLLTAVN, encoded by the coding sequence ATGTCAAAGCCAATCATTTTGCAAGTCGGGCCCTACCCCGAATGGGATCAAGTTCCGCTCGATCATGGCTTTGATGTAATGCGCCTGTTTGAAGCTAAAGACCGCGACCGTTTCCTAGCCGAAGTGGGTGCAGATGTCCGTGCCATCGCCACGCGAGGCGAGTTGGGGGCGAACCTTGCAATGATTGAAGCTTGCCCAAACCTCGAACTGATCTGCGTCTACGGTGTTGGCTATGACGCTGTCGATCTGAAAGCGTGTGCCGAACGCGGTATCAGGGTCACCAACACGCCTGATGTGCTGACCCAGGATGTGGCCGATCTCGGAGTGGCAATGATGTTGTGCCAATCGCGTGGCATGATCGGGGCGGAAACATGGGTGCGCGATGGCTCATGGGCGCGCGAAGGGCTTTACCCGCTCAAACGGCGTGTGTTCGGCCGCAAGGCAGGCATACTCGGCCTGGGTCGCATCGGATATGCAGTTGGCAAACGCCTTGCCGGTTTTGGAATGGACATCGCCTACAGCGGTATCGCCGCCAAAGACCACGCGCCGGACTGGACCTTCATCGCCGATCCGGTTGCACTTGCCACGCATGCTGATTTTCTCTTTGTCACCCTCGCTGCTTCGGCTGCAACCCGCCATATCGTTGGCAGAGAGGTTTTGAACGCGCTCGGTCCGGATGGCATGGTCATCAACATCAGCCGCGCCGCCAACATCGACGAAGACGCGCTGATCGCGGCACTGTCTTCAGGCTCGCTCGGCGCCGCTGCGCTTGATGTGTTTGAGGGCGAACCCGCGCTTGATCCGCGTTTTCTGGAGCTTGATAACGTGCTGCTGCAACCTCACCACGCCTCCGGGACAATTGAAACCCGCAAGGCCATGGGTCAACTTCTACGCGACAATCTCACCGCCCATTTCGCAGGCCGCGACCTGCTGACAGCTGTGAATTGA
- a CDS encoding SDR family oxidoreductase produces MSDLFSLTGQRALITGSSQGIGYALATGLIEAGAKVVLNGRDATKLERAAEVLGEGVETLVFDATDHEAVRAAVDGFEAKVGPIDILVNNAGMQHRTELENFPADAFEKLLQTNVASVFHVGQAVARHMIARGAGKIINIASVQTALARPGIAPYTATKGAVGNLTKGMATDWAKHGLQCNAIAPGYFDTPLNAALVADPEFSAWLEKRTPAGRWGNVEELVGACVFLSSKASSFVNGHTLYVDGGITASL; encoded by the coding sequence ATGTCTGACTTGTTTTCTTTGACTGGGCAAAGAGCGCTCATCACAGGCTCGTCTCAGGGCATTGGTTATGCGTTGGCCACGGGCCTCATTGAGGCGGGCGCCAAGGTCGTTCTCAATGGCCGTGACGCGACGAAATTGGAACGGGCGGCAGAGGTCTTGGGAGAAGGTGTGGAAACGCTGGTGTTTGACGCCACCGATCACGAGGCCGTGCGCGCTGCGGTTGACGGTTTTGAAGCCAAGGTCGGTCCGATCGATATTCTCGTCAACAATGCCGGTATGCAGCATCGAACTGAGTTGGAGAATTTTCCGGCGGATGCGTTTGAAAAATTGCTGCAAACCAATGTGGCGAGCGTCTTCCATGTCGGCCAGGCAGTAGCGCGCCATATGATCGCGCGCGGTGCAGGCAAGATCATCAATATCGCAAGTGTACAGACCGCGCTCGCCCGGCCCGGTATTGCGCCCTACACCGCCACAAAGGGCGCCGTCGGGAATCTGACAAAAGGAATGGCAACTGACTGGGCCAAGCATGGGCTGCAGTGCAACGCAATTGCGCCGGGATATTTCGACACCCCGTTGAATGCGGCTCTGGTCGCGGATCCGGAATTTTCCGCATGGTTGGAGAAGCGCACACCCGCCGGGCGTTGGGGGAATGTTGAAGAGCTGGTGGGGGCCTGTGTGTTCCTGTCGTCAAAGGCTTCGAGCTTTGTCAATGGCCATACGCTTTATGTCGATGGCGGAATCACGGCGTCGCTTTGA
- a CDS encoding gluconokinase: protein MGVSGCGKSSVGLQLSRVCGIDFIDGDDLHPQANITKMAQGEPLTDADRAPWLADVGRALGRSTSPTIIGCSALKRAYRDIIRSHLPEPVHFLHLHAGQEVLEARVAARVGHFMPPSLLDSQFAALERLGRDELGREIDISRPFNEVIAQSEAYVKETMK from the coding sequence ATGGGCGTTTCGGGGTGCGGAAAGTCCTCAGTCGGGCTGCAACTGTCGCGGGTCTGCGGGATCGATTTCATCGACGGAGACGATTTGCACCCTCAGGCCAACATCACAAAGATGGCGCAGGGCGAACCTCTGACTGATGCGGACCGGGCACCATGGTTGGCCGATGTCGGTCGGGCGTTGGGACGCAGCACATCCCCCACGATCATCGGCTGTTCAGCCCTGAAGAGGGCCTATCGCGACATCATCCGGTCACACCTCCCGGAGCCGGTGCATTTCCTGCATTTGCATGCCGGGCAGGAGGTGCTGGAAGCGCGGGTTGCCGCGCGGGTAGGGCACTTTATGCCGCCGAGCTTGCTGGACAGCCAGTTTGCAGCGCTGGAACGGTTGGGCCGCGATGAATTGGGGCGCGAGATAGACATCTCACGCCCGTTCAACGAGGTGATCGCGCAGTCGGAAGCCTATGTGAAGGAGACGATGAAATGA
- a CDS encoding NAD(P)-dependent oxidoreductase, translating into MSERIALIGAGAMGSAIGRRLLETGNSLTVFDLDLAKVEELVGLGAVAAASAADASRDAEYVITSLNASRIVEIAAFGQDGIAEGAKPGTLIIDMSSIEPDATRRFAQMARQKGLAWVDSPLSGGAPKALVGELTLMAGGEAADVERAHRALRHVASNYTHMGPSGAGQTTKLINQVLCGLGFLAVAEATQLALDAGVDAAKIPQALKGGRADSALLQEYLPRFVEKDYRRTGRIDNMVKDLNAVNDLARQTGTSMPMTALCAEIHRMLTAAGLGGEDQAAVMEFFKGAKQEFEV; encoded by the coding sequence ATGAGCGAACGCATAGCCTTGATCGGGGCGGGCGCCATGGGCAGTGCCATCGGCAGACGGCTGTTGGAGACAGGAAACAGCCTCACGGTTTTTGACCTGGACCTGGCGAAAGTCGAGGAGCTTGTGGGCTTGGGCGCCGTTGCGGCCGCCTCCGCTGCGGACGCAAGCCGCGACGCCGAGTACGTGATCACCAGTCTCAATGCTTCCCGGATTGTCGAGATTGCGGCATTTGGCCAGGATGGGATCGCCGAGGGGGCCAAGCCTGGGACACTGATCATCGACATGTCCTCGATCGAGCCGGATGCAACACGCAGATTTGCCCAGATGGCTAGGCAAAAGGGTCTTGCATGGGTGGACAGCCCATTATCTGGTGGCGCGCCCAAGGCTTTGGTGGGGGAATTGACTCTGATGGCCGGTGGCGAAGCTGCAGACGTGGAGCGCGCGCATCGTGCCCTGCGCCATGTGGCGTCAAACTACACCCATATGGGGCCTTCAGGCGCAGGCCAGACGACCAAATTGATCAACCAGGTGCTGTGTGGCCTTGGTTTTCTTGCTGTTGCAGAGGCCACGCAGCTGGCGTTGGATGCCGGGGTGGATGCCGCGAAAATCCCCCAGGCATTGAAGGGTGGGCGTGCGGATTCCGCGCTTTTGCAGGAGTACCTGCCGCGCTTTGTCGAAAAGGATTACCGCCGCACGGGACGGATTGACAATATGGTCAAGGATTTGAACGCCGTGAACGATCTGGCACGGCAAACCGGCACATCGATGCCGATGACCGCGCTCTGCGCCGAAATCCACAGAATGCTGACGGCTGCTGGTCTGGGTGGCGAGGACCAGGCGGCCGTAATGGAATTTTTCAAAGGTGCCAAACAGGAGTTTGAGGTATGA